The following coding sequences are from one Pyrobaculum sp. 3827-6 window:
- a CDS encoding MFS transporter, whose amino-acid sequence MRLTTSYIPIFVARIGSGASAFLVVKLASGGNLEAGVVLASYPFLEAIGAFIAGRWSDTLGRKKTLVIGYVVRSVAMLLLAWAFYTRGTPWLEALLNGVIGLTTAFILTSSLAMATDLTEVRNRGLGMGGFEFINLGSYGVGYLLGSALYSALRGPSAYLAVALFTAVATPLFARFLSETRPAAPEEGRLLFSVLPPSALALLPVWFALTSIIGMAMYAPRVLRVGDAGHGAVQHIVGRLGENLVVGLLFIGALALLGAGAIIFGRLADRWGRVKTFRLGLVGGLAALAVLNVALHTGLGPVEAIAVTAPLLFLTSAIGPSILALIGDEADIRYRGTVMGIYSVVLGLGIGFGSLLSGMVATVFRSSEINGIAAAALAVYASMTAVHIALSRTYQLAIRETAAIRAG is encoded by the coding sequence ATGAGGTTAACCACGTCTTACATTCCGATATTTGTGGCGCGTATAGGCTCCGGAGCCAGCGCCTTCCTGGTGGTGAAGCTGGCCAGCGGCGGGAATCTGGAGGCCGGCGTGGTCCTCGCGTCGTACCCATTCCTAGAGGCGATTGGGGCTTTTATCGCGGGGAGGTGGTCGGATACCCTCGGCCGGAAGAAGACTCTGGTAATTGGCTACGTGGTTAGGTCTGTCGCGATGTTGCTCCTGGCCTGGGCTTTCTACACCCGCGGGACTCCGTGGCTGGAGGCGTTGCTGAACGGCGTGATTGGCTTAACCACGGCTTTTATACTCACCTCCTCCCTGGCCATGGCCACCGACCTCACCGAGGTGAGGAATAGGGGGCTTGGGATGGGCGGCTTCGAGTTTATCAATCTTGGGAGTTATGGGGTGGGCTACCTGCTGGGGTCCGCCCTCTACTCCGCCCTCCGCGGCCCCTCGGCGTACCTCGCCGTTGCCCTCTTCACAGCCGTAGCGACGCCTCTCTTCGCCAGGTTTCTGTCGGAGACTAGGCCGGCGGCGCCGGAGGAGGGGAGGCTTCTTTTCTCCGTGCTACCGCCATCCGCCTTGGCGCTCCTCCCCGTGTGGTTTGCCTTGACGTCGATAATCGGCATGGCGATGTACGCGCCCCGCGTCCTGCGCGTGGGCGACGCCGGCCACGGCGCCGTGCAGCACATAGTGGGGAGGCTTGGGGAGAACCTGGTGGTTGGCCTGCTGTTCATAGGCGCCTTGGCGCTCCTCGGGGCTGGCGCAATTATCTTCGGCAGGCTGGCGGACAGGTGGGGCCGGGTGAAGACGTTTAGGCTGGGCCTGGTGGGGGGCCTCGCCGCGCTGGCCGTGCTCAACGTGGCCCTCCACACGGGCCTCGGCCCAGTTGAGGCCATAGCCGTCACGGCGCCCCTCTTATTCCTAACGTCGGCGATTGGTCCCAGCATACTCGCGCTGATAGGAGACGAGGCCGACATTAGGTATAGAGGCACCGTGATGGGTATATACAGCGTGGTGCTCGGCCTCGGGATCGGCTTCGGTAGCCTGCTCAGCGGCATGGTTGCCACCGTGTTCCGCTCCTCGGAGATAAACGGCATCGCAGCCGCGGCCTTGGCTGTCTACGCCTCAATGACGGCGGTGCATATAGCGCTGAGTAGGACATATCAGTTGGCGATTAGGGAGACCGCCGCCATTAGGGCCGGCTGA
- a CDS encoding HesA/MoeB/ThiF family protein, with protein sequence MGLLDRYSRQIPVIGEEGQERLRKTSVAVFGVGGLGTLVARYVVGGGFKRLVLVDFDTVALSDIHRQILYTTDDVGRPKAEVAARVLSAVNPEVEVVPIAEAISPDLAERVVGEVDVVVDALDNWASRHLVNAAAVRRRRPLIHGAVQEWYGHVTTVIPGETPCLEDLFGRFKTLPACAAGFCPVLGPAVGVVSSIMALEVFRTALGSPALAGKLLVIDLRHMAFDTIEIRRNPSCPVCGAVADK encoded by the coding sequence ATGGGGCTTCTTGATAGGTACAGCAGGCAGATCCCGGTAATAGGCGAGGAGGGGCAGGAGAGGCTTAGAAAGACCTCCGTGGCTGTGTTCGGCGTGGGGGGCCTGGGCACTTTGGTTGCCCGCTACGTGGTCGGCGGGGGGTTTAAGAGGCTGGTCCTCGTGGATTTCGACACTGTGGCGCTTTCGGATATACACCGGCAGATTCTCTACACCACCGACGACGTGGGAAGGCCCAAGGCCGAGGTGGCGGCGAGGGTTTTGTCGGCGGTGAATCCCGAGGTCGAGGTGGTGCCTATTGCAGAGGCCATATCTCCAGACCTCGCGGAGCGGGTCGTGGGGGAGGTTGACGTTGTGGTAGACGCCTTGGATAACTGGGCGTCGAGGCATTTGGTGAACGCCGCCGCCGTGAGGCGCAGAAGGCCTTTGATACACGGGGCGGTTCAGGAGTGGTACGGCCACGTCACCACGGTAATTCCAGGCGAGACGCCCTGCCTAGAGGATTTGTTTGGGCGGTTTAAAACACTGCCTGCGTGCGCCGCGGGGTTCTGCCCCGTCCTGGGGCCAGCTGTCGGCGTAGTTTCTTCAATAATGGCTCTGGAGGTTTTCAGAACGGCGCTGGGTTCCCCCGCGCTGGCTGGGAAGCTACTGGTAATAGACCTCAGACACATGGCATTCGACACGATAGAAATCCGGCGCAACCCCAGTTGCCCCGTCTGCGGGGCGGTAGCCGATAAGTAG
- a CDS encoding DUF3536 domain-containing protein has translation MIVFHLHLYQPERADPWLELILPEPSASPYRHWNERVSRECYEPNAELGNYGWVSFDVGPPLMNWLRAHRPLVYKALLEGDRAGLERWGHGNALAHPYYHVILPLVPRRDRDVLVYWGVEYFKRVFKRSPEGMWLPEMAVDLETLEALVDSGISYTVLTQSQVKGRRAGGPYKVVLPSGRSIAVFVRDEELSNALAFSGFEKFGELLKGASGDVVVALDGETFGHHIKGGDRLLAHFIEARRGELGNLGALYERGYRGEVEVVERTSWSCPHGLGRWSRDCGCDGPAPWREGLRRLIDWVGEVVDRAFEERMGPGGWGLLREYINVLLGGDNSGYTTEQLRLLEAQRAKLAANTSDAWFFARVGIEFGIAVKWALRAVELVGDDRAMEEFYKRLEELVANGKTAAFFCPRLRGPAMAAAMYLALSTSGHSPERVGPYLIRPVNDEFEVFDTRTREAFRFRHDLLWGVVESI, from the coding sequence GTGATTGTTTTTCATCTCCATCTCTACCAGCCGGAGAGGGCTGACCCGTGGCTTGAGCTTATACTGCCGGAGCCCTCCGCCTCGCCCTACAGGCACTGGAACGAGAGGGTTTCGAGGGAGTGCTACGAGCCCAACGCCGAGCTGGGGAACTACGGCTGGGTTAGCTTCGACGTGGGACCTCCTCTGATGAACTGGCTCAGGGCGCACAGGCCCCTTGTCTACAAGGCGTTGCTGGAGGGGGATAGGGCGGGGCTGGAGAGGTGGGGGCACGGCAACGCCCTGGCGCATCCCTACTACCACGTAATTCTGCCCCTAGTCCCCAGGAGGGATAGGGACGTCTTGGTTTACTGGGGGGTGGAGTACTTCAAGAGGGTTTTCAAGAGGAGCCCCGAGGGGATGTGGCTACCTGAGATGGCGGTGGATCTGGAGACTCTGGAGGCGCTGGTGGACAGCGGTATCTCCTACACGGTGCTCACCCAGAGCCAGGTGAAGGGGCGCCGCGCTGGCGGGCCGTATAAAGTCGTCCTGCCGAGTGGTAGGAGCATCGCCGTATTCGTGAGGGACGAGGAGCTTTCCAACGCCCTGGCCTTCTCCGGATTTGAGAAGTTTGGGGAGTTGCTGAAAGGCGCCTCTGGCGACGTCGTAGTTGCGCTCGACGGCGAGACCTTCGGCCACCACATAAAGGGGGGCGACAGGTTGCTGGCCCACTTCATAGAGGCGAGGCGGGGCGAGCTGGGCAACCTCGGCGCCCTCTACGAGAGGGGGTACAGGGGGGAGGTGGAGGTCGTCGAGAGGACGTCGTGGAGCTGTCCCCACGGGCTGGGCAGGTGGAGCCGGGACTGCGGGTGCGACGGCCCGGCGCCGTGGAGGGAGGGCCTCCGGAGGCTTATAGACTGGGTGGGGGAGGTGGTGGACAGGGCTTTTGAGGAGAGGATGGGACCGGGCGGCTGGGGCCTCCTCAGGGAGTACATCAACGTGTTGCTGGGAGGCGACAACTCCGGCTACACCACGGAGCAGTTGCGGCTCCTAGAGGCGCAGCGGGCTAAGCTGGCGGCTAACACAAGCGACGCGTGGTTCTTCGCCCGCGTCGGGATTGAATTCGGCATCGCGGTTAAGTGGGCCCTCAGAGCCGTGGAGCTTGTAGGGGACGACAGGGCAATGGAGGAGTTTTACAAGAGGCTGGAGGAGCTTGTTGCGAACGGCAAGACCGCGGCGTTTTTCTGCCCCAGACTCAGGGGCCCCGCCATGGCGGCCGCCATGTACCTCGCGCTGTCCACCTCGGGCCACTCCCCAGAGCGGGTGGGGCCGTACCTAATCAGGCCTGTGAACGACGAGTTTGAAGTCTTCGACACGAGGACGCGCGAAGCCTTCAGATTCCGCCATGACCTTCTGTGGGGGGTTGTGGAAAGTATATAA
- a CDS encoding pyridoxal-phosphate dependent enzyme, which yields MCLEYYRELIREGRLRVVDGEAARCLSPLFERSVAVGDEVSLAELYPRPSPHRVFNNSLELLRGGWPTPLLKISEGPGEAYAKLEWFNPFSASVKDRTVYYLLKSVEGDRVVEVSSGNVAVALAALGNVLGKRVKIYIPTAGRYVAPLLNYLGAEWQVLDVSMTVEALEHLEKDIREGAVHPNQFGNDLNFVAHLRTAAEIDWQLAALGRRPDYIIAGIGTSGHASALGFYFGVRYGTKLVAVQPRDWIPGIRRVETGMKWIKLVEAEIVDISLEEALRGVREFAKRHGLLIGPSAGAVYSAYLKNSYRGISVLVFPDSLFKYTPLLEQLSF from the coding sequence GTGTGTCTCGAATACTACAGAGAGCTGATTAGGGAGGGCCGGTTGAGGGTGGTCGACGGAGAGGCGGCGCGTTGCCTGTCTCCGCTTTTCGAGAGGAGTGTCGCCGTGGGGGATGAGGTGTCTCTCGCGGAGCTCTACCCAAGGCCCAGCCCGCACCGCGTGTTTAACAACTCGCTCGAGTTGCTAAGGGGGGGCTGGCCCACGCCTCTTCTCAAAATCTCGGAGGGCCCCGGCGAGGCGTATGCGAAGCTTGAGTGGTTCAACCCCTTCAGCGCCAGCGTCAAGGACAGGACTGTGTACTACCTTCTGAAGTCTGTGGAGGGTGACAGAGTTGTGGAGGTCTCCAGCGGAAACGTCGCCGTCGCCCTCGCGGCGCTTGGCAACGTGCTGGGGAAGAGGGTGAAGATCTACATCCCGACGGCGGGGAGGTACGTCGCCCCCCTCCTCAACTACCTAGGCGCCGAGTGGCAGGTACTTGACGTCTCGATGACGGTGGAGGCGCTGGAGCACCTGGAGAAGGACATTAGGGAGGGGGCGGTGCACCCAAACCAGTTCGGCAACGACCTCAACTTCGTTGCCCACCTCAGGACGGCGGCTGAGATAGACTGGCAACTCGCCGCGCTGGGGAGGAGGCCCGACTACATAATTGCGGGGATCGGCACCTCAGGCCACGCCTCGGCCCTCGGATTCTACTTCGGCGTGAGGTACGGCACCAAGCTGGTGGCCGTGCAGCCGAGGGACTGGATTCCGGGGATTAGGAGGGTGGAGACAGGCATGAAGTGGATTAAATTAGTCGAGGCCGAGATTGTGGATATCTCTCTAGAGGAGGCCCTTAGGGGGGTTAGGGAGTTCGCCAAGAGACACGGCCTCTTAATTGGGCCAAGCGCGGGGGCCGTCTACAGCGCTTATCTAAAAAACTCCTACAGGGGGATCTCGGTGTTGGTGTTTCCCGACAGCTTGTTTAAATACACGCCTCTACTGGAGCAACTCAGCTTTTAG
- a CDS encoding helix-turn-helix domain-containing protein: MRLTPAQRLVLYYMAFEMVYHGKSWFTFEDLARGTGLATRTLRAALVALRRRGFVESYMVPGGGRRLLHRLKFEMLVPEPDLQGVYLIDAAGDVLTPDALAVLSRADVVLYTDNVNLKRLEGVAKRLEPFRGEVPQVGAVAVVFNSLLDWDKVAYLAPNARYICASNALDKAIGVCLTCGDVDIDLRTIRIRSPSPDMDKLLLKYEVAGTITVEGCGGRKAELIVLKLKDSKS, from the coding sequence ATGAGGCTTACGCCGGCGCAGAGGCTTGTGCTTTACTACATGGCTTTTGAGATGGTGTACCACGGCAAGAGCTGGTTTACTTTTGAGGACTTGGCTAGAGGCACGGGGCTGGCTACGAGAACTCTGAGGGCGGCTCTGGTGGCGCTTAGGAGACGCGGCTTCGTTGAGAGCTACATGGTGCCCGGCGGGGGGAGGCGCCTCCTCCACAGGTTAAAATTCGAAATGCTTGTCCCCGAGCCAGATCTCCAGGGGGTGTACCTAATAGATGCCGCAGGCGACGTGCTAACTCCAGACGCCTTGGCTGTTTTAAGCAGAGCAGATGTTGTTCTATACACGGATAACGTTAATTTGAAGAGGTTAGAGGGCGTGGCCAAGAGGCTTGAGCCTTTTAGGGGCGAGGTGCCACAGGTGGGTGCTGTTGCTGTGGTGTTTAACTCTCTGCTTGACTGGGATAAGGTTGCCTACCTGGCGCCAAACGCGAGGTATATCTGCGCCTCCAATGCGCTAGATAAGGCTATTGGGGTCTGCCTCACGTGCGGCGACGTGGATATAGACCTTCGCACGATACGGATCAGGTCCCCCAGTCCCGACATGGACAAACTGTTGCTAAAGTACGAAGTGGCGGGAACCATCACCGTGGAGGGGTGCGGCGGCAGGAAGGCGGAGCTGATAGTATTGAAGCTCAAGGATTCTAAAAGCTGA
- a CDS encoding glycerophosphodiester phosphodiesterase, which yields MDILELLRGRVVVGHRGFPARELENTIPSIEAAVRHGADVVEVDVQTTADGVVVLSHDDTLERTFGVPLNVRTSTWDEVRRVEKGRYRVPTLREALEAVAERAGLFVEVKHPEDAAAVQRVIREAGAGRWAAVISFHDDALKAVEGYKGLVYAKPPGRVVDAKRLGCHIALPRFPLATEKAIALAHKLGLYVVAWTVNDPTTAAELWRRGVDGVATDDVEKIREAKPR from the coding sequence ATGGATATCCTGGAGCTGTTGAGGGGGCGGGTGGTGGTTGGCCACAGGGGGTTCCCCGCGAGGGAGTTGGAGAACACCATCCCCTCGATAGAGGCGGCGGTTAGACACGGCGCCGATGTGGTGGAGGTAGACGTCCAGACCACGGCGGACGGCGTGGTGGTGCTCAGCCACGACGACACGCTGGAGCGCACCTTCGGCGTGCCCCTCAACGTGAGGACATCCACGTGGGATGAGGTGAGGAGGGTGGAGAAGGGCCGCTACCGGGTGCCCACGCTGAGAGAGGCACTTGAGGCCGTGGCGGAGCGCGCCGGGCTCTTCGTCGAGGTGAAGCATCCCGAAGACGCCGCCGCCGTGCAGAGAGTAATTAGGGAGGCCGGCGCCGGGAGGTGGGCGGCCGTCATCAGCTTCCACGACGACGCTCTAAAAGCCGTGGAGGGCTACAAGGGGCTGGTATACGCCAAGCCGCCGGGCCGCGTGGTAGACGCGAAGAGGCTGGGGTGCCACATAGCCCTTCCCCGCTTCCCCCTGGCCACGGAGAAGGCGATAGCCCTCGCCCACAAGCTGGGTCTATACGTCGTTGCTTGGACAGTAAACGACCCCACAACCGCGGCGGAGCTCTGGCGGAGGGGGGTAGACGGAGTCGCCACAGACGACGTGGAGAAGATAAGAGAAGCAAAGCCGCGCTGA